A window of Clostridium taeniosporum genomic DNA:
TGATTCTTTAGAAAAAAAATTACTAGGATGGGATAACAATGATTAATGGATATCAAGCAGAAATATTAAAAATATATGAAAACATTAGAGAAACTGAAGCTAAAAGTTTAAAATTACGAAGATTAGAAGTTTCTAGTATTTGTCCTGAAATATTGGAATTAGATAATGAAATTCAAAGAATGTCTTTAAGAATGTCTCTGGAAATAATAAAATCTGATGATGGCGAAAAAACTTTGAGGGAATTTAAAGAAAAAATTATTGATTTAAGAGTTAAAAAATGTGAAATGCTTGTAGCAAATGGCTTTGACCCTGAATATTTAAACTTAAAATATACTTGCAATAAATGTAAAGATACTGGATTTATCGGTGCAAATAAATGTAATTGCTATAACCAAAAACTTATTAGGCTTTACTATAAAGATTCTGAGTTAGAAAACACTATAAAAGAAAATAATTTTAATAATTTTGATTTAAATTTATTTTCAACTCATAGATTAGGAGATGAAAAGTATTCTCCAAGAAAAAATATTGAAAATATATTGAACTATGTTTTAAATGATTATATTCCAAATTTCTCAACCCAAAATACAAACTTATTGTTTTATGGCAATCCTGGTAGTGGAAAAACTTATTTATCATATTGTTTATCAAAAGCTATATTAGATAAAGGCTATCTTGTAGTATATAAAACTTCTGACGAATTAATTAAAAACTTAAGTGAGATAAGATTTAATAATAATTATAACTTAAGCGAACTGCTTTTAAATTGTGATTTATTAATAATTGATGATTTGGGGGCAGAACATTTAAATGAATTTTCTATAACAGAATTATTTAACATTATTAATAAGAGAATCTTAAATAAGAAAAAAATGCTTATTTCTACCAATTTAACATTACCAGGTATAACAAAACAATATACAGAAAGAATAGCTTCTAGATTACTTGGTGATTTTAAACTTTGTAAATTCTATTCAGAAGATATAAGAATTAAAAAAAATCTACAAAAAAACAAATAAAAAAATAGCTTCTATTAATTTTAGAAGCTATTTATATATATATTAAGTAGTTATTGACTTTGAAAAATAAAAAACTCTAGTAAAACTAGAGTTTGTTGGCGACTCAGAAGGGACTCGAACCCTCGACCTCCGGCGTGACAGGCCGGCACTCTAACCAACTGAGCTACTGAGCCATGTTAAGTTTTTATGGTGGGCACAACAGGGCTCGAACCTGTGACCCTCTGCTTGTAAGGCAGATGCTCTCCCAGCTGAGCTATGCGCCCATAAGGATAAAAATGGTGACTCCTAGGGGAATCGAACCCCTGTTACCACCGTGAAAGGGTGGTGTCTTAACCGCTTGACCAAGGAGCCATATTAATTTGTTTTGTTTAAATGGAGCTGGCAATAGGAATCGAACCTACAACCTGCTGATTACAAGTCAGCTGCTCTACCGTTGAGCCATGCCAGCTAATTTAATTGGCGACTCAGAAGGGGCTCGAACCCTCGACCTCCGGCGTGACAGGCCGGCACTCTAACCAACTGAGCTACTGAGCCATCTTATGGTGGGCACAACAGGGCTCGAACCTGTGACCCTCTGCTTGTAAGGCAGATGCTCTCCCAGCTGAGCTATGCGCCCATAAGATAAAAATGGTGACTCCTAGGGGAATCGAACCCCTGTTACCACCGTGAAAGGGTGGTGTCTTAACCGCTTGACCAAGGAGCCTTGATTTTTCTTTTTTCGTGACCGTGTTCCCGACCACATAGACTATAATACATAATTTTATATTGTGTGTCAACACATTTTTAAAATTTTTTTATTATTATATTTTTACTTAGTATTAAATCAATAATTTTTGCTCATTTTTATCCTTAGCCTTTAATGCACTAATAGCCTTCCCAAACCCTGATAACATCCTATTTCTGTGTTCTATTTCTTTTTCAACTTTACTTATTTCATTAAAACAAATATTTAAAAAATTTTCTTCAGAAATTTTATTAATAATTATATTATATCCTTCTTTTTTAAAGTTTTGTCCTGATGATAATACCTCTATAGGAAACTTATTGTTTACCAATATTAATATTTCCTTTTCCCAAATACCTCTCCTATTTATCTTATATTTGTCTTTTAATACATTTAATTCTACTAATTTTTCATCTATTTCATCTTCTAAAGATTCAAGTAATGCCATATAAAAGAAAATAGATATTCCTTTTGTTAATTTAATTTTTAAAAATTGTCTATTCTCTATAAGAAATTTATCAACTTTATTTTCAGGTATTAATTCTAAATCTTTTAATTTAAAAGTTTTTAAACCACTTCCTGTAGGATAATTTATTAAAGCTTGATCAAAATTCATTCTTCTAATTTCAAAAGTTGCTTCAAAATCTTCTAATTCTTTATTAATAATTTTTGCTTTCACAGTTAAAATCACCACTTCGTTAATTATTTTTAAATAAATCTTTAATCCATATAATTTAACAATCATATTAAAATAATAATATAGATTTAATTAACCCTTGTCTTAATGTTTATTATTCCTTACTTTTAAGATTTATATTACTATGTTAGAATTTATTTAAGTACTTTAGAAAATAATTATATAAGTATTACTTTATAATTCATTCAATATAAGGAGATTACATATGACTCATCATGATTTAATAATTATTGGCGGTGGAGCTTCAGGATTAATTGCTGCAATAATAGCTAAAGATCTAGGAAAAGATGTAGCTATAATAGAAGCAACTGATAGAATCGGTAAAAAAATTCTTACTACTGGAAACGGTAGATGTAATATATCTAACAATAATATCTGTTCTCCATTTATTAATTTTCATAGTGAAAATAATAATTTTTTCACTAAAACTTTAGATAAATTTACAGTAGAAGATACAAAAAACTTATTTTTATCATTAGGTTTACCTCTTGTAGAACTTGAAAATGGAAAAATGTTTCCTAAATCACTTCAAGCTTCTTCTGTAGTAGACATATTAAGAATGTCTTTAAATGACAAAAATATTCCTTTATACCCAAATTGTAAAGTTACAGATATAAAAAAATCAAAAAAATTTGTTATTCATACAAATAATGAAGAATTTAAAGAATTTAGTTGTAAAAATTTAATTCTAAGCTGTGGTGGTAAATCTGCTCCTAAAACAGGTTCTGATGGATCTGGTTTTAAACTCAGTAAACTTTTAGGTCACAGTATAATAGAGCCTCTTCCAGGGATTGTACAACTTAAATTAGACTATCCTTACTTAAAAGCATTATCAGGAATTAAATTTAATGGTGAAGTAAGTATTATAATTGATGGTAATGTAATTAGAAAAGAAAAAGGAGAAATATTGTTTACTGATTATGGAATATCAGGACCACCTATTTTACAATTATCTTCTTATGCTTCAAAAGCACTTTATAAAACGAAAGATATAAAAATAAGTGTAGATATGTTTCCTAATGAAACCAAAGAAGATGTAGAAAACTTTATATATACTCATTTTTCTATTTTTAACTATAGAGAAATATGTTCTTGTTTAATAGGTGTAATAAATAAAAAAATGATTTCAACACTTTTAAAAGATGTAGGGATTAAAGATATTCATTCTTGTTGCTCTGAATTAGATTGGAAATATTTAAATATACTAATTTCAAGATTGAAAAATTGGGAATTTAAATGTATTGGAACTAACGGATTTTCTAATGCACAAGTTACCTTAGGTGGAGTTAATACTAAAGAAATAGATGATAATACATTAGAATCAAAATTAATAAAAGACCTTTTCTTCTGTGGTGAAATAATTGATGTTCATGGTGATTGCGGTGGATTTAATTTACAATGGGCTTGGAGCTCAGGATATTTAGCAGGTAAATCTGCTGCTGAAAAATAAATTTTATATTTATAAAACCAGTTACAGTTTTACTTATCTATTGCATATATAAACACTATTAAACATAATATTAAATTAATTAAAAAATATAAAGTCATATCAAATTATAATTACTAAATAATATTTTGATATGACTTTATTAAAATATTATTTTTTTACCCAATCTGCTTCTAAAAATGTTATTTCTATTCCTTCATCATTTTTTATTTTATGATATGTTTTTAAAGTATTATCATCTATTTGTCTTAAAGTTGCTGTTGATGATATTGTTTTTCCATAAGTAGTTTCTTTTGCAAACAACACTTTAATTCTCTTTAATTCATATTTCTTTATAGTCTCAAGAGGTACTGCCTCAATTGCCCATTCTATATATTTCACATTATTTACATGTTTATTAGAATCTATATCACTGTATCTTATCTGGAAGTCTTTAATAAATTGTTCTTCCTTAACTTTCTCTATATCTTCCATTGAAACATCATGGTCTAAATCGTTGTCTACACCATAGAATTCATATTGCTCTTTTTGTATTCTCACAGGTCTTCTTTTTTCAATATTTATTAAGAAAAATAAAGCTAATGCTTCACCTATTAGAATACCTTCTGAATCTTTAATATAATATTTTCTTAATCCATAAAATTTTTTAAATCCTATAGCTTCTGTTGTTAAATTTATAGTTTCTCCAAACTTAGGGTATCTGTACATCTTTATATCATATTTGTAAAATACCCATGTACAATTATTTTTTGTGCAATACTCCACTCCTCCACCTACTGATTCAGACTGCCTACTACCAACATCACATATATAGTTAATAATAGACGATAGCTTACATTTTAAATTGGCATCTACGTCATAATAATTTACCTCATATTTTTTACTAAAAGCTTTTCCCATAACTATATCATTACTAAAGTAAAATTAAATTTTTTACTTTAGTAATATATCCCCCTTCCTTTATATACATAATATATATTATACTGCAAATTATTCCTATATATAAACAATACAGTTTAAATATTTAAATAAAATAAAAAAAGACTGCTACAAAATATAGCAATCTCTTCATATTTAATCTCTATTTATTTAATGCTTCTATTAATTCGTCTAAGTTAAGACCATGTACCATAGCAGCTTCTTCTATTGTTTCAGCTTGAGCTGATGGACATCCAACACATCCCATACCAAAACTCATTAAAGTTTCAGCTTTAGATGGATCATTTTTAACTACTTCACCAATTGTCATGTCCTTTGTTATCATATTTTTCACCTTCTTATTAATAAAACTTAATTCATACAAATATTATCTACTATGAATTATATTTTATCCTAAAAATAAAGTCAATAATATTAATACTTATTATTATATACTATCTATTCTTATTGTGTGTTCTCTCTTCGGACCAACACCAATTATAGAAATTTTAGTATCTGTAAATTCAGCTATTCTATTTAAATATTTCTTGGCATTTTCAGGTAACTCATCATATGTTCTAGCTTCAGCTACACTTTCATCCCAACCATCGAATTCTTCATATATTGGTTCACATTTAGCTAGATCTTCTAAACTTGCTGGGAAGTAATCTATAACTTTTCCATCAAATTTATATCCTACACATACTTTTAATTTTTCTAATCCTGCTAATGTATCTATCTTAGTAACAGCTAATGAAGTTAATCCACTTACTCTTGCAGCTGTTTTAACTATAACTAAGTCTAACCAACCACATCTTCTTGATCTCCCAGTTGTTACTCCATATTCATGACCTTTTTCTCTTATCCAATCTCCAGTTTCATCTAATAATTCTGTTGGGAATGGGCCTTTACCAACTCTTGTAGTATATGCTTTTGTTATTCCTACTGCATTAGTTATCATACTAGGACCAATACCTATTCCACTACATACTCCACCAGCAGTTGTATTAGATGATGTAACATAAGGATATGTTCCGTAATCTATATCTAAAAGCATTCCTTGTGCACCTTCAAATAATACAGTTTTATCTGTCTTAATATTTTCATAAACCTTAACTGAAGTATCTTGAACAAACGGTCTTAATTTCTTTCCATATTCTAAATATTCATTTAATATTTCACTAAAGTTTAAAGGCTCTCCACCTAATACTTTAGTAATATAATCATTTTTCATTCTTATATTTTCTTCTAATTTTTCTTTAAAAACATCTTCATGCATAAGATCGCAAACTCTAATTCCACATCTTTCAAATTTATCTGTATAACATGGACCTATACCTTTTCCTGTAGTTCCAATATCATTCTTACCTCTTGCCTTTTCTTTTAAAACGTCTAATGTTTTATGATATGGCATTATAAGTTGTGCTCTATCACTTATGATTAATTTTTCTGGTGTAACTTTAACTCCCACACCTTCTAAGTAATTTATTTCTTCAAATAAAGCTTTAGGATCTACTACAACTCCATTTCCAATAACATTTAATTTGTCATCATATAAAATTCCTGATGGAATTAAATGAAGTTTGTATTGCTTATCGCCAACTTCTACAGTATGACCAGCATTATTACCTCCTTGAAATCTAACAACAACCTCAGCTTCCTCTGCTAAATAGTCTGTCATCTTTCCTTTTCCTTCATCTCCCCATTGGGCTCCTAAAACAATAAATGCTGACATTTGTTTGCCTCCTTAAATACAAGCTTTAATAGCTTTTATATAAAAATATTTGGATATTTATTTTTTTTAAATAACTCTCCTTTTAAATAGTAGCAAAGTAGATTCGTATGGTCAACTAAATATCGAATATTTTTTTAATTTTTTAAAAGATAATTCGTATAATTGAACTATTGTAAGAATTATATCAATATATATTAATAAAACCATTAAATAGTGTTTATATACATATTTATTAAGAATCTCTAAAATTTCATAAAAAAGATAAGTAAAATAGAAATTAAATCAAATTGCAAAATAAATAATTCTAAAGATTCAAGACTAACCTATACCCCTTGTGTTGTAAAACATTGTATATAAATGTATTAAGACTCTGATAAAACATATGAATACACCTGAAAATTAAATTCCATTGCTGTTATATCATATTGTACTGCACATTATGACTTAAAATAAAAGCATCGTAAATCAAACAAATTTACGATGCTTTTATTTATTACAATGCTTTATTGCCTCTTTCACCAGTTCTAATTCTGATACATTCTTCAATATTTATAACAAATATTTTTCCATCTCCGACTTCACCAGTTCTTGCTATTTCTGAAATTAATGAGATAACTTCTTCCACTTTATTATCTTCAACAACAATTTTTACTTCTATTTTAGGTAATACATTAGTTATCACTTCACTACCTCTATGATATTCAGTCCAACCATATTGATTACCACATCCCATAACTTGATTAATAGTTATACCATTAATATTTTTACTTTTTAAAGCTTCCTTAATCTCCTCAAGTTTTGAAGGTCTAATGATGGCTTCTATTCTTTTCATAATATTTTCCTCCTTAATCCAATCCAGTAAATGCAGGATAAGCAGATTCACCATGTTCAATAACATCAAGTCCATCAGCTTCTTCATAGCTTTCAACTCTAATATCACCAAATAATTTCATAACTTTTACAATTAATAAAGTCATAATTACTGAAAATATAATAGTTATTATAATGCTTATTATTTGAGCCATAAAAAGTCTAGTATCTCCAAATAAAAGTCCATTCCATTGTACTGCTGGATTAATAGATGTTTTTGCAAAAATTCCAGTAGCAATTCCACCCCAAACTCCACCTATTCCATGGCAACCAAAAGCATCAAGTGCATCATCATATCCAAATTTTGATTTTACTTTTCCAATAAATAAGAAACATATTGGTGAAACTAATGCTCCAATTATAATTGAAGACCAAATCGGAACAAATCCTGCTCCAGGTGTAATTGCAACTAATCCTACAACTGCTCCTGTTGCTGTACCAAGTACTGTTGGCTTACCATGTTTAATTTTTTCAATTAACATCCATGAAAGCATAGCTGCTGCTGCTGAAGTATTTGTTGTCATAAATGCATGAACAGCAAGTGAACCAGCACCCAACGCACTTCCTGCATTAAAACCAAACCAACCAAACCAAAGTAGTGCTGCCCCAAGAACTACAAGTGGTATATTATGAGGTTTATATGACATCATTCCATAACCTCTTCTTTTTCCAAGCATAATGCAAGCTACAAGTCCAGAAACTCCTGAACTAATGTGTACTACATTTCCACCTGCAAAATCAACCGCACCAAGCTCTTTAATCAATCCTCCATCACCCCATACCATATGAGCCATTGGATAATATACTAAAACTGACCAAACTGTAATAAAAATAAATAAAGATGAAAATTTCATTCTACCTGCTAAAGATCCTGTTATAAGTGCTGGTGTTATTATTGCAAACATCATTTGAAATATAGCAAAAAGTAATTGTGGTATATTACTTGCATATGCTGCATTAGGTTCTGAACCTACATTTACAAGTCCAAATAAATCAAATCCACCTATTATTCCATGAAAATCTTTACCAAATGACAATGAATAACCTATTAAAACCCACATTATAGAGGCAAGTCCACAAATGAAAAATGATGTCATAATTGTATTTAAAACATTTTTCCTTCTCTCCATACCACCATAAAAAAATGCAAGCCCAGGTGTCATTAAAAATACAAATGCCGAACAAATCATAATAAACGAAGTATCTGCTAAATTAATATCCATAAAAGCTCCCCCTTTAAATTAAATATTACTTATTAATTTAAAAACTTTTAATTGCTAGCTTTAAAGTTTCAAATTTTTATAATTAATATAAAAAAAAGGAGTTAAAAAACTGCGAATTCATCACAATTTTTAACTCCATTGTTATGCTTTATAGTATATTATCGTAATATAATTTTGTCAATAATATTTCAATATGAAAAATTTTGAAAATTATATTTATACCTTTAATTTTTAAAAATTATTCACAATAAATCATAAGAAAACTTATCCACAGATATATTTTTTAAAATTTATCCACAAATTATATCTAAAAAAGTTATCCCCATAAAATATTTAAATTTTTATCCACAAAACAGAGGGAGCAATAAAATTCTCCAAAGTTTTGCTTATATATAATAATTCTCATAAAAGATATTTATTTTTTATAATAAATTACATGTTTTTAGACTTTTCTGCGCATTTATCTATAGCTTGAATAATACTACTTCTAAAACCTAACTTTTCTAATTCAATTACAGCATCAATTGTAGTTCCAGCTGGTGAACAAACTGCATCTTTTAATTCTCCCGGATGTCTTTCTGTATCTAAAACCATTTTTGCAGATCCTAATACACTTTGAGCTGCCATCTTATAAGCTTTATCTCTAGGTATACCTAACTTTACAGCTCCATCAGCCATTGCTTCTATAAACATAAATACATATGCTGGAGAAGATCCACATAAAGCAATAAATGCATGAAAATCTTTTTCTGCTATATCAACACATTCTCCAAAACTTTTAAATATTTTTTCACAAAATTCCATATCTTCTTTAGTTACATTTTTATTAGGACAAATAGCTGACATGGCTTTTCCAACTAATGCTGGTGTATTTGGCATGCTTCTAATAATTTTATGTTTATTGCTTATTAGCTCCTCTAATTTTCTGATAGTAATACCTGCAGCCACACTAATTATTAATTTATCCTCTGTTAAATCATTTTTAATTTCATTAATAACTTCTTCAAACATATAAGGTTTAATAGACAGAATTATTATATTAGAATTTCTAACCACATCTTTATTATTAGTACTAGTATTTATATTAAATTTATTCTTTATATTTATTGCTGAATTCTCTGTCCTTGTAGAAACAAATATATCTTCAGGCATAAAGGATCTTGAATTTATTAATCCACCAACCATAGAACTACCCATATTTCCACAACCAATAAAACCTATTTTTCTATTCATAAATTAGCCCCCTTCTTTTTATTTTTATCATATATTTACACTATATTTTAGGTAATGTTAATATATCAAATACAAAATAAATACTACACTTGTACTTTACACTAATAATATAAACATCTTCTAAAAACATAACCTGTTTTTAAATTTTTCTCCACCATAATCATAGTATAGCTACTCTTCTATTTCATAAAATAATAATGACATTAGAAGGGAGGTTAATATCTATGATGAGCGATTCTCTACTTTGTTATAATTCTTTATTAAATAAAGAAGATTTTATAAACTACTTTTTAGATAAAAATACCTTAGACTCAAAAATTCCTAAAATTAATTTGAAAGAAACTTGTAATTTTTATTATGTAGACATACTGTTTTCTAGTGAAAAAAATTATTTTATAGAGGTTTTCTACAAAAATAATTTTCTAATCTTTAAATTTTATGAATCTAATAATATTAATTATAATTTTAAAAGAATCTACTATTTAGAAAATATTAATATAGATGAACTCTCTCTTTCTAAAAATAAAAAACAAATAAAAATTAATATTCCTAAATTAAATATTTATAAAAATAATCATATTTAATATTTAATTAAAAGTGGAGAGGTTAAATTTAATAATTCTACTAGACTTGTGCAGTAAATAGGAAAAATTTAAGCTACTAGTCCTAATTTGGAAATAGTAGACTCTAGATTAATCCCGTTATCTGCACATTCATGTGCAAAAGCAACTATTTTTACCAAATAGTTGTTTCGGAAGTGTAATATTACATCACCGATATTTTTCAATTTATATAATTTACCATATTTAACTCTGAAAAGCTCAAGGAAAGTATACGTTAAAAATATCATACTCCAATATCTATGTATTGATTCTAAAGATTGAATTTGAAATTCATCAAAACCAAGAGCTGTTTTATGATATCTATAACTTACTTCAATATCCCAACGCTTTTCGTAGTATGAAATTATTGTTTTATTATCAAGTGAAACATCAGTACTTATAATGAATGCTGGCTTATCAGATAAATCACTTTTAGTCCAGCTTATAAGTACAACGGCATTTTCTATATCGTTGAGTTTTCCTTCATATCTATAAACGTAGTACTTGTTGTTACTAGCGGTAACTAAGCTAGTTTCATTAGTTCTAATGTATGAAGAAAACTCTTTTACATTTGTTTTAATGCCAGCAGGATATATCACTCTGTTAGATTTTATTCTACCGATAGTGTGACAACCATTTATTAAACCGTGAA
This region includes:
- a CDS encoding ATP-binding protein, whose product is MINGYQAEILKIYENIRETEAKSLKLRRLEVSSICPEILELDNEIQRMSLRMSLEIIKSDDGEKTLREFKEKIIDLRVKKCEMLVANGFDPEYLNLKYTCNKCKDTGFIGANKCNCYNQKLIRLYYKDSELENTIKENNFNNFDLNLFSTHRLGDEKYSPRKNIENILNYVLNDYIPNFSTQNTNLLFYGNPGSGKTYLSYCLSKAILDKGYLVVYKTSDELIKNLSEIRFNNNYNLSELLLNCDLLIIDDLGAEHLNEFSITELFNIINKRILNKKKMLISTNLTLPGITKQYTERIASRLLGDFKLCKFYSEDIRIKKNLQKNK
- a CDS encoding NAD(P)/FAD-dependent oxidoreductase, giving the protein MTHHDLIIIGGGASGLIAAIIAKDLGKDVAIIEATDRIGKKILTTGNGRCNISNNNICSPFINFHSENNNFFTKTLDKFTVEDTKNLFLSLGLPLVELENGKMFPKSLQASSVVDILRMSLNDKNIPLYPNCKVTDIKKSKKFVIHTNNEEFKEFSCKNLILSCGGKSAPKTGSDGSGFKLSKLLGHSIIEPLPGIVQLKLDYPYLKALSGIKFNGEVSIIIDGNVIRKEKGEILFTDYGISGPPILQLSSYASKALYKTKDIKISVDMFPNETKEDVENFIYTHFSIFNYREICSCLIGVINKKMISTLLKDVGIKDIHSCCSELDWKYLNILISRLKNWEFKCIGTNGFSNAQVTLGGVNTKEIDDNTLESKLIKDLFFCGEIIDVHGDCGGFNLQWAWSSGYLAGKSAAEK
- a CDS encoding acyl-[acyl-carrier-protein] thioesterase; amino-acid sequence: MGKAFSKKYEVNYYDVDANLKCKLSSIINYICDVGSRQSESVGGGVEYCTKNNCTWVFYKYDIKMYRYPKFGETINLTTEAIGFKKFYGLRKYYIKDSEGILIGEALALFFLINIEKRRPVRIQKEQYEFYGVDNDLDHDVSMEDIEKVKEEQFIKDFQIRYSDIDSNKHVNNVKYIEWAIEAVPLETIKKYELKRIKVLFAKETTYGKTISSTATLRQIDDNTLKTYHKIKNDEGIEITFLEADWVKK
- a CDS encoding DUF1858 domain-containing protein; this encodes MITKDMTIGEVVKNDPSKAETLMSFGMGCVGCPSAQAETIEEAAMVHGLNLDELIEALNK
- a CDS encoding adenylosuccinate synthase, producing MSAFIVLGAQWGDEGKGKMTDYLAEEAEVVVRFQGGNNAGHTVEVGDKQYKLHLIPSGILYDDKLNVIGNGVVVDPKALFEEINYLEGVGVKVTPEKLIISDRAQLIMPYHKTLDVLKEKARGKNDIGTTGKGIGPCYTDKFERCGIRVCDLMHEDVFKEKLEENIRMKNDYITKVLGGEPLNFSEILNEYLEYGKKLRPFVQDTSVKVYENIKTDKTVLFEGAQGMLLDIDYGTYPYVTSSNTTAGGVCSGIGIGPSMITNAVGITKAYTTRVGKGPFPTELLDETGDWIREKGHEYGVTTGRSRRCGWLDLVIVKTAARVSGLTSLAVTKIDTLAGLEKLKVCVGYKFDGKVIDYFPASLEDLAKCEPIYEEFDGWDESVAEARTYDELPENAKKYLNRIAEFTDTKISIIGVGPKREHTIRIDSI
- a CDS encoding P-II family nitrogen regulator, which encodes MKRIEAIIRPSKLEEIKEALKSKNINGITINQVMGCGNQYGWTEYHRGSEVITNVLPKIEVKIVVEDNKVEEVISLISEIARTGEVGDGKIFVINIEECIRIRTGERGNKAL
- a CDS encoding ammonium transporter, whose translation is MDINLADTSFIMICSAFVFLMTPGLAFFYGGMERRKNVLNTIMTSFFICGLASIMWVLIGYSLSFGKDFHGIIGGFDLFGLVNVGSEPNAAYASNIPQLLFAIFQMMFAIITPALITGSLAGRMKFSSLFIFITVWSVLVYYPMAHMVWGDGGLIKELGAVDFAGGNVVHISSGVSGLVACIMLGKRRGYGMMSYKPHNIPLVVLGAALLWFGWFGFNAGSALGAGSLAVHAFMTTNTSAAAAMLSWMLIEKIKHGKPTVLGTATGAVVGLVAITPGAGFVPIWSSIIIGALVSPICFLFIGKVKSKFGYDDALDAFGCHGIGGVWGGIATGIFAKTSINPAVQWNGLLFGDTRLFMAQIISIIITIIFSVIMTLLIVKVMKLFGDIRVESYEEADGLDVIEHGESAYPAFTGLD
- the proC gene encoding pyrroline-5-carboxylate reductase gives rise to the protein MNRKIGFIGCGNMGSSMVGGLINSRSFMPEDIFVSTRTENSAINIKNKFNINTSTNNKDVVRNSNIIILSIKPYMFEEVINEIKNDLTEDKLIISVAAGITIRKLEELISNKHKIIRSMPNTPALVGKAMSAICPNKNVTKEDMEFCEKIFKSFGECVDIAEKDFHAFIALCGSSPAYVFMFIEAMADGAVKLGIPRDKAYKMAAQSVLGSAKMVLDTERHPGELKDAVCSPAGTTIDAVIELEKLGFRSSIIQAIDKCAEKSKNM
- a CDS encoding protein phosphatase, yielding MMSDSLLCYNSLLNKEDFINYFLDKNTLDSKIPKINLKETCNFYYVDILFSSEKNYFIEVFYKNNFLIFKFYESNNINYNFKRIYYLENINIDELSLSKNKKQIKINIPKLNIYKNNHI